The Corynebacterium comes genome window below encodes:
- a CDS encoding fumarylacetoacetate hydrolase family protein — MRLATIRSTQGTFAARVESDTTAVKINGFANVGDLLQEDNWREVAEKATGDEVTFEQTDLEAVVPAPRKIVCVGLNYANHIKEMGRDLPTHPTLFVKYPDALTGPFDDVLVPEYANGELDWEGELAVVIGKRARRVKEADAADYIAGYAVMNDYTMRDYQYRTLQWHQGKSFEKTSGFGPWLTTPDSFEFGGELATYLGDEKMQTTPTDDLVFNPAQLVEYISHIYPLDAGDVIVTGTPGGVGHARNPKRYIGDGDVVKVEIDGLGYVANKTVFE, encoded by the coding sequence ATGCGTCTCGCAACCATCCGCTCCACCCAGGGAACCTTCGCTGCCCGCGTCGAGTCCGACACCACCGCCGTGAAGATCAACGGCTTCGCCAACGTCGGCGATCTGCTGCAGGAGGACAACTGGCGCGAGGTGGCTGAGAAGGCCACCGGCGACGAGGTCACCTTCGAGCAGACCGACCTCGAGGCCGTAGTGCCGGCTCCGAGGAAGATCGTGTGTGTCGGCCTGAACTACGCCAACCACATCAAGGAGATGGGCCGCGACCTGCCGACCCACCCGACCCTGTTCGTGAAGTACCCGGATGCCCTGACCGGCCCGTTCGATGACGTTCTCGTTCCCGAGTACGCCAACGGCGAGCTGGACTGGGAGGGTGAGCTGGCTGTCGTCATCGGCAAGCGTGCACGCCGCGTCAAGGAGGCCGACGCCGCTGACTACATCGCCGGCTACGCCGTCATGAACGACTACACCATGCGCGACTACCAGTACCGCACCCTGCAGTGGCACCAGGGCAAGTCCTTCGAGAAGACCTCCGGTTTCGGCCCGTGGCTGACCACCCCGGACTCCTTCGAGTTCGGCGGCGAGCTGGCCACCTACCTGGGTGACGAGAAGATGCAGACCACCCCGACCGATGACCTGGTGTTCAACCCGGCTCAGCTGGTCGAGTACATCTCCCACATCTACCCGCTGGACGCCGGCGACGTCATCGTCACCGGTACCCCGGGCGGCGTCGGCCACGCCCGCAACCCGAAGCGCTACATCGGCGACGGCGACGTCGTCAAGGTCGAGATCGACGGCCTGGGTTACGTCGCGAACAAGACGGTGTTCGAGTAA